One part of the Engraulis encrasicolus isolate BLACKSEA-1 chromosome 17, IST_EnEncr_1.0, whole genome shotgun sequence genome encodes these proteins:
- the LOC134467402 gene encoding probable ATP-dependent DNA helicase RecS — translation MEQRQTFASAVDAVLNEFNGKFSLKMEQRTALESFIERKDVFALLPTGFGKSLIYQLAPLVAKSMGICENPIVVVVSPLIALMEDQVREATALGISACQLDPDIEALIKRGSFNIVLGSPESWLSGKWRDMLTDEVYRKNLLGIVVDEVHLTYKWGRASKGQTAFRESFSRLGELRAIVKPGTPVMALTASADLQSRAIVKRQLHMDNATMLTVSPDRQNIRLGLHRVSTDSLDCLDWVVKDVKDKGADMLPVLIYCRTVNTVARVFCHLKAELGDRAWVAGEQIGDNLLIAMFHSHTLPANKSRVLSALTGHGNCRVVVATTALGVGLNFSNVSHVVMYGVPEDTEAMVQQIGRAGRDGSQAHAVVYATTNNRNTDEAVRKVIGDSKTSCFRTALYSHFEKDIASVEPGHSCCTHCHSVCKCTSVGCPVSLPVYELPEPNPTQTHVKRRDVTSDDHNLVRDLLFQYRQSLVHDHTRLYTSVTACTGFSVALIDSVVEHLAYIFGLTYIMQNLPVFKKEHGQEILRVVHKVFRDFELCEEAVTSVSLVMPDVDFTGYFDSEDDESGHVLITSSSAESGFSVLKGSD, via the exons ATGGAGCAGCGACAAACTTTTGCTTCAGCAGTAGATGCGGTATTGAACGAGTTTAACGGGAAATTCTCGTTAAAAATGGAACAAAGAACAGCCCTGGAATCATTTATCGAACGGAAAGACGTTTTCGCCTTGCTACCTACTGGCTTCGGTAAAAGTTTAATTTACCAGTTAGCCCCGCTGGTCGCTAAATCAATGGGGATTTGCGAGAACCCAATTGTCGTGGTCGTCTCGCCACTAATCGCTCTAATGGAGGACCAGGTTCGAGAGGCGACTGCCCTGGGCATTTCTGCTTGCCAGCTGGACCCTGACATCGAAGCGCTAATCAAACGAGGCAGCTTCAACATTGTGCTAGGCAGTCCGGAGTCGTGGCTGAGTGGGAAATGGCGCGACATGTTGACCGACGAAGTCTACAGAAAAAATCTCCTGGGCATTGTCGTGGACGAAGTGCACCTCACTTACAAATG GGGAAGAGCTTCAAAGGGTCAGACTGCCTTCAGAGAGAGTTTTTCCAGACTGGGGGAACTTCGTGCTATTGTCAAACCAG GGACTCCTGTGATGGCACTGACCGCATCCGCCGATCTGCAGTCCAGGGCCATAGTGAAAAGACAGCTGCATATGGACAACGCAACTATGCTGACTGTCAGTCCTGACAGACAGAACATCAGACTAGGGCTGCATCGGGTCTCGACAGACTCACTCGACTGCCTGGACTGGGTCGTAAAGGATGTAAAGGACAAGGGTGCTGACATGTTGCCTGTGCTCATCTACTGTCGGACCGTGAACACTGTTGCACGAGTCTTCTGCCATCTGAAGGCTGAGCTGGGTGACAGGGCCTGGGTTGCTGGAGAGCAGATTGGGGACAACCTGCTCATAGCGATGTTCCACAGTCACACTCTGCCAGCAAACAAAAGCAGAGTACTCTCAGCACTGACAGGACATGGCAACTGCAGAGTTGTGGTGGCTACCACTGCTTTGGGAGTGGGACTGAACTTTTCAAATGTGTCCCATGTAGTGATGTATGGGGTACCTGAGGACACAGAGGCCATGGTGCAGCAGATTGGTAGGGCGGGCAGAGATGGCTCACAGGCCCATGCTGTTGTTTATGCCACCACAAACAACAGGAATACAGATGAGGCAGTGAGAAAAGTGATTGGAGACAGTAAAACCAGCTGTTTTCGCACTGCATTATATTCTCACTTTGAGAAAGACATTGCTAGTGTTGAACCCGGTCATTCCTGTTGTACCCACTGCCACTCTGTTTGCAAGTGCACCTCTGTTGGTTGCCCTGTATCGCTGCCTGTGTACGAATTACCAGAGCCAaatccaacacaaacacatgtaaaacGCAGGGATGTGACCTCGGATGACCATAACTTGGTCAGGGACCTTTTGTTTCAGTATCGGCAAAGTCTTGTCCATGACCACACACGCCTCTACACAAGTGTCACAGCTTGCACTGGATTTAGTGTTGCTCTGATTGATTCCGTGGTGGAACATCTTGCCTACATTTTTGGTCTGACATATATTATGCAGAATCTACCAGTATTTAAGAAAGAACACGGGCAAGAGATTCTCAGGGTAGTACATAAGGTGTTTCGTGATTTTGAATTGTGTGAAGAAGCAGTCACTTCTGTATCGCTTGTAATGCCAGATGTGGACTTTACAGGATACTTTGACAGCGAAGACGATGAGTCTGGGCATGTGCTCATAACTTCCAGTAGTGCTGAATCGGGGTTCTCTGTACTTAAGGGCTCTGACTAA